In the Clarias gariepinus isolate MV-2021 ecotype Netherlands chromosome 10, CGAR_prim_01v2, whole genome shotgun sequence genome, CAATAAAATTGGGATCTGTGGATTTTGAAAGCCGGGTCAGTTGCCTGCTGGGCCCGATGCATGTTGTCCTATAGTGCACTTGCTGTTCTCTCGCCTTTCTGTCATCTATTaatttttaaactgaaaaacatttataaaatcccttatatatgtatatataaaaaaaaaattataatatatttaaagggAATTCTAATTATCAGATCATTCAATTTGTGGGCTAACGAGATGTTATTGGTCAATTCTTACTTCTTAGTGGCTTAAAGATTACTGTTAGATGACCCTGATCCCTTttatgattatcgccctgtagccctgacctcagtagtgatgaagtgctttgagtgACTGGTCAGATACTTCATCATCTCTTTCCTACATGACACACTTGACCCTTTACAGTTTGCTTACCATCCAAAACGCTCTACAGATCACCTGGGCCTGGTTTCTCGATGACACACACGCTTAgcgcgctaagaagactcttaagacaTATCTTACGGAaagtgattacttttttaagtgCGTTTCTCAAACTATGCAAATTAAGCATTGCACTAAATTcttcaaaaaacatttatttcaacatgggttaacttatcgatagcatgccataatagacaaatatttaaacttagTCACTAAACTttcgctaatattttcatgtaacctgtagtggcgGTGAAATGAAccgggtatacaatcatagttgattgacaaacagctaaCAAAATTCTTCGCCAGCTTCAGATACAAGGGGAAGCATGTCATTTGTTGAAGGTTTCGTGCGGTGGCCGTAAAtatggttcatcatgattcagcgcaagttttggttttgttgtGAGGTTAGAGACTAAGGAGGAAGTTCTTCCCGCAAGCGATACAGTCTCTCAAGCGGAAGACCACACAAAACTAAaccatttttgcacattacacacttatggacatttgttatttttaacttattcaGGAAATTCATGGCCACTTATGGCCactgcacattcatgcacatttacacatttctatttattaattttttgctcGTTGCACATAAGATACTTTCACATAACACTTTCATGGATATTTGCACCGCCATGGCCCAGCCATTGTCTGCTTGCAACAAGCATATTAAAGTGCGTAATAAACACAACATGTTATAAAACAGAGTCAGAGCCCTGACAATCACTGTTGCTGTTACTGCAAACAGCCCCATTTCACAAAAACAGGTTGTTGGACATGAAAAGAAGTTTTTCAGTGCCTGGTGGCAATCTCAGGATATTCTGTTTGATTTTGCAGATCCAGTGCTTAAAGGCCCactggtatagaagatgaatttataaatgagtaaatgaattaatattttcaATAAGGCCATGGACTTATCATTAAATGCCACTGTAAATATTTActgatttaaaagatttttttgaagAATTGTCAGTAATGCATTACATCATACAAATCAGGTATATACTGTGCCACTCTTTTATTACAATGGCCTTCAAATAAAGTGAAATGAACTTTCCACTGCATGGATGAGTACACATCAACCACTTTAGATGAATTGTGTGAGATGTGGTTGGTTAAGACAatatgacactttttttttttttttccattcagtaTAGCCACTCTTGTGGTGTGTTTTAGGGCGTGCTTAATCCAGACCAGCTATAAAATAGACGAGTTATTTGCTTCAAGCACATTTATAATCTGTAAATAAAAGGAAACTTAACATGACTGGATTCTGGattttaattttgttctttAGCACAATgtgtaagtattattattattattattattattattattattattattattatttttattatatttactggCTCTTAAGAATGAAaatttttataacaataatctcatttatgacatttcatatattttttttttatctaatgattgcatttatttttcttgatACAGTCCAGTCTGGTAGACGCTGGGTTACTGCACAATCCACAGTACTAGATATTTATCAGCTTGATGAAGTGCTCAGTGTGAATATCGGCAACTCGGCTACTTTGCAGTGTTGTGTTTTTGGTATAAAAGACGAAGAAATTATCTGGTTCAAGCAGCAAAATGGAAAACAGCCTCAGATTATTCTCAGATTCTTTAAAACCGCTCAAACAACATTTTACAATGAATTTCAAAATTCTCaattccaaataaaaaaatttggaaactgctataatttgaccattttaaACACTGTGCTGTCCGATGAAGCCAGGTACTACTGTGCACTCGTGTTTGCAGCtggaacacatttaaaaatcaaaggTAGGATTTTGATTAAATATAGTGATGTTGCAACtttctttttacagtttttatttatttaagtaaaaaaaatgagtgATGTATTATGATAAATGTTTATACATAGGTGAGCATGTTACTATTGCATCAGAAACATCTAAACCAGCTCTGTGTGATAATTCAGCGGTGTGTGACAAAACACTGCACAGAAACAGCATTAACATGAAGATGCAAGAGAAAGCTGGTAAGAGTACTATTCTGAGTACTATTCTTTCTGTTTGCCTttataaaatatctttaaattataataaatattctttAGATATTCCTTCATGGGTTTAAGTATATGAATTGACCAGCTCTCTATATGTGCAGTGCTCAGTTTGGGAACGGCTTTGGGCTTTTGTGCACTTCTGATCGTCTGTCTCACTTATGTCATCATACAGAAAACACAATGTGGTGCAAGTAAGTGttttgtcataaaaaaatagtaataatcacTTAATAGTTACTTACTAAAGGAAAATAATCTAAcagttgatttttatttactctTACTCTTATTTCAGAAGATTCTTTAAGAACAAGACAGGTACTTACTTTTTACTTCAGAGTGTAATAGTGAATAGTaatttatcttattattattattattattaatattattattattattattattattcatcttattgttgttgttgacattgaagttattattatttttattagtagtagtatttttgttgttattaattgtaataccattaataataataataataataataataataccaactACAGTGTTATGCTGAGACCTCTTTGCGTTATGGTTATTCTATAcgatataaacatatttttgtgtattttagattttatctataaatatatatttgtgagCTATGATTAATTTTTGAGATAACTGTAGAATCTGTATGATTACGTATAATGACCTGACTTCAGGTTTTATCGTAGTGAAGCAGTATAGCCGCTTGCTTGTAAGTGCAATATTGCTGTTGTATAGCAGTACCATAggacattatatattattaatatcagtAATAATAGTGAGTAAtacttatttagttttttgctCTGCTGTGGGAAACACAGAAAACAATTCCACTCACTTTAActggtttgtttggttttctTGACTAATTTATCTGTGAAGcattctttcattatttttattttcaactgATGAGCTTTTATGTTTTAAGTCACAATATATGTTCTTAAATGAGCTGTTTGTTTCAGTCACTTATAATGTCACTTTTAGCACTGTAGCAAATCATTCCATGCTAGGATGTTGAAGCGAGTGTATGTCGAAAACAGTAGGATGaagtgatacacacacacacacacacacacacacacacacgcacacgcacacacattggGATGTCGTACCAAAGTTTAACTAAATACATACAGTCTTAGAATGCAACTTGACAGATGAGTGGATCAGCACTAACCACTGTATAATTAATTACATATTGATTAACAGATCATTTACAGCCAATACTGCTTTAATAACTACTGTGCATTGTGTGATCCCCTTCTCAGATAAAATTCCACTCAGTGTTATCTTACAAttatcatatatacagtacataaacactacataattattttataattcaattcatttaatatttttgtttgtttgtttgttttaattaggaATGTAATGTTGACAGCTTGACTTATGAAGCTTCACAGTTGTTGAAGAGGAAACCTGGAGGAGGGGATGATTCTGTATACTCTGATGTGATGTATGTGACACTGTAATATAATGGGAATAATCCTgaactttgtttgtttttttgtttgtttgtttttttggtaaaaatgcTGCAGTACTACATGTCTTTTACATCTAAAtatgtgaaattttatttaaaattctccttattggtattattattaatattgttattactattataaatgTTACACTTTGATTAGAACCCCTTTTGTAAAGTGCACGCCAAAGATTATCCAAAGATTAAACACACTGCCTGGTCTGTAGCTGTTGCTGATGTCAGAGTGCCTTAACACATCGATGGGAATTTGAcatgattaaagaaaaaattgagagggaaaagaaaaatccaaataaTTCAGATTGTTTTactaaagattttagttctgaGTGAACTTACACACTGGAAACCAACAAAATGTAAGAACTATGTAAGgtattaaatgtttaacattgtGTATAATGATCCTGTTTAATGTAGTCTGTAATTTGGAGTTGCTCTTGGTCTCGTTTTTATCACATACctctactgtatatctttaaacttaaatgttttGAGATTCTAAAGAAATCAGTATCTTGACCATAttcatatctgtatatatataaaaaaaaaaaaattgtaaccaATTATTTCTGTTATTTGCTATGTTTGGGTACATCTCTTACCTGTGTGACAACTGGTTTTGCTAAAATTGTATTATAACCCTATGGGACCACAGAAGTACATGAGGTCAAAGAGATCAAATGATGCCTAAACAGACCTTATGCCCCCAATCCACTAACCCGAATTAGCTACAGTACTAAACTCTCACAACCTCTCCcgatttaaagatttaaaggtCTGTTTTAAGTGTTGCGACCCCCCCTCATATTGAGCTGTTAACAAATTCATAAGGACATGGAAACGGCACTACAGCACATTTTGACACAAGCAATAAGGACATGTTATCGACATCCTATCGTTACAACAACCAGGCTTTATGGAATTTAAAGATGTTCTACTGAActctaaataaatgataataaaaccGGTAACGACACTACCGTCATaaagagaaattaaaacaaTGCTACTGACTATTACGAACTATTACAGAGGTGGAACAATATGATAATGACCTCATTATGCTATGCTatgtttttagtatttttttttttttctttccttttttatctGAGTATGTTATGACTGatataaagctgctcacatcgcgcacactttcactttgcaaaaggcagtgtttatttagtgagtatatattttagtttaatgAAACTACAGAGGGtactattattaaatttaaattttgtttgctttgcaaAAGTTGCCACTCCTTATTACTAAAATCAAGCTGTTCATGTTGCCTTTTACAAAGTGAAAGTGTGCGCTGATGTGAGCAGCCTTATTTCAGTCATACTTTcgcaaccacatttcagccatttgtggtcacaaacaacaaaaaaagcctAAAGAGCCTTGTTTGTATGTgtacattatgtgtgtgtgtgtgtgtgtgtgtgtgtgtgtgtgtgtgaatgagaaccGTTTACCTGTATGTACATATTATTTCTGGGTTGCTACAAcatcatttcattaaaaaaagaaattgtgaaaaagaaaaaaaaaaggattggcAAAGCTGGCtcaaagtaaagaaaaataatcttTGGTAATCCTGTTGTAATTAACACACATTTTCAGCTGTGTGAAAACATCATTCACACCCAATTGCATCTGCTTTAAAACAGTGTGAGGAATGATATA is a window encoding:
- the LOC128531432 gene encoding uncharacterized protein LOC128531432, which produces MTGFWILILFFSTMFQSGRRWVTAQSTVLDIYQLDEVLSVNIGNSATLQCCVFGIKDEEIIWFKQQNGKQPQIILRFFKTAQTTFYNEFQNSQFQIKKFGNCYNLTILNTVLSDEARYYCALVFAAGTHLKIKGEHVTIASETSKPALCDNSAVCDKTLHRNSINMKMQEKAVLSLGTALGFCALLIVCLTYVIIQKTQCGAKDSLRTRQECNVDSLTYEASQLLKRKPGGGDDSVYSDVMYVTL